A stretch of the Negativicoccus succinicivorans genome encodes the following:
- the tatC gene encoding twin-arginine translocase subunit TatC, protein MKSATSVACFADPQEMTLIDHLGELRRRLIRAILAAVVGMAVSGCFIDFIVAFITAPAGQLYYLRPAEAFFIYVKVAMVAGIVFAAPVLFYEFWAFLVPAFTQKEHAILALLVPGSLLLFLAGTAFGFFVVLPQGLHFFLSFGDSTVQPLISMESYLDFALMLILPFGFVFNLPLVLLALAEMDVVSSAWLKAQRRFVILLAFIAAAIITPTTDLVSQTLLAIPILLLYEISRLIIRYGLHK, encoded by the coding sequence ATGAAAAGCGCAACCTCCGTGGCCTGCTTCGCCGATCCGCAGGAGATGACGCTGATCGATCATCTCGGGGAGTTGCGCCGGCGGCTGATCCGTGCCATTCTGGCGGCCGTGGTCGGCATGGCGGTGAGCGGCTGTTTCATCGATTTCATTGTAGCGTTCATCACGGCGCCTGCGGGTCAACTGTATTATCTGCGACCGGCGGAAGCGTTTTTTATTTATGTTAAAGTAGCGATGGTGGCGGGCATTGTCTTTGCCGCTCCGGTGTTGTTTTATGAATTTTGGGCGTTTTTGGTGCCGGCGTTTACGCAAAAAGAACACGCGATTCTGGCGCTGTTGGTTCCCGGTTCGCTACTGCTTTTTTTAGCGGGAACGGCGTTCGGCTTTTTCGTTGTCTTGCCGCAGGGGCTGCATTTTTTTCTTTCCTTCGGCGACAGCACGGTGCAACCGCTGATCTCCATGGAAAGTTATTTGGATTTCGCGTTGATGCTGATCCTGCCGTTCGGGTTTGTGTTTAATTTGCCGCTGGTTCTTTTGGCGCTTGCTGAAATGGATGTGGTGTCGTCCGCATGGCTCAAAGCGCAACGCCGCTTTGTCATCTTGCTGGCGTTTATCGCGGCGGCGATTATTACACCGACGACCGACCTGGTTTCGCAAACGCTGCTGGCCATTCCCATTTTGCTTTTATACGAAATCAGCCGATTGATTATTCGCTACGGTTTACACAAATAA
- a CDS encoding Sec-independent protein translocase subunit TatA/TatB has product MFGLGIPELILILVIGLVLFGPGKLPEIGKAMGKSMHEFKDAINGNETTAEAHKDVTVASSLPPKE; this is encoded by the coding sequence ATGTTCGGCTTGGGCATTCCTGAACTTATCTTAATTTTGGTGATCGGCCTGGTGTTGTTCGGACCGGGTAAACTGCCGGAAATCGGTAAAGCGATGGGCAAAAGCATGCACGAATTTAAAGACGCGATCAACGGCAATGAAACGACCGCAGAAGCGCATAAAGACGTTACCGTCGCTTCGTCGTTACCGCCGAAAGAATGA
- a CDS encoding DUF2254 domain-containing protein, with protein MTTLKFFSWLKQPRNTIWWQPAKGALFVIVYVIAVLVSTRYLPTNLFPDIPSRTIDGLLTILASSMLAVTTFSLSIMENAFSSASRGATPRSVELVMADDSTRLAIASFISTFIYAIITKIALGSGSFAQNGRFLFFLSTIVVIAYLIVVLIRWVQVLSTLGHLGDTMGKVYAKAAETMRRYRSLPNLGATWVPAKDALPDAHFICAETGEFAQLHLDLLQEWAKKHDAHVFIRLNPGDFLYRGEPLADIYLNDGSNSLTEEDLSLLRSFFIVKPTRSYEQDPRFGFIVLKEIAQRSISPSMNDPGSVIAVMNLMAKLLLDATAPRDNMTVYDRVGMQPLQETDFIYRSFDGIIRDSDQNAGISMQALHIMYAVSRHAPEEAIRKAARIQARLILEHARRTFSARQDLFRVESAYVRYFPDDTPIEASAYFPDDEAAERQKALADADLTALFEKLRDENDRQ; from the coding sequence TTGACTACATTAAAATTTTTCAGTTGGCTGAAACAACCGCGCAATACCATTTGGTGGCAACCCGCCAAAGGCGCACTGTTTGTTATCGTATATGTCATCGCGGTGCTCGTCAGCACACGTTATCTGCCGACCAACTTGTTTCCCGATATTCCGTCGCGCACGATCGATGGCCTGTTGACCATTTTGGCGTCAAGCATGCTGGCGGTCACCACGTTTTCTCTTTCCATTATGGAGAATGCGTTTTCTTCCGCGTCACGCGGTGCGACCCCGCGTTCCGTCGAACTCGTCATGGCGGACGACAGCACCCGACTCGCCATCGCCAGTTTCATTTCGACATTTATTTATGCCATTATCACAAAGATCGCCTTAGGAAGCGGTTCCTTCGCGCAAAACGGCCGCTTCCTCTTTTTCCTCAGCACGATTGTCGTCATCGCCTACCTGATTGTTGTACTGATCCGCTGGGTGCAGGTACTATCGACACTCGGACACTTGGGCGACACGATGGGTAAGGTATACGCCAAAGCGGCAGAGACCATGCGCCGTTATCGCAGCCTGCCTAACCTCGGCGCCACATGGGTGCCGGCTAAAGACGCGCTGCCGGATGCGCATTTTATTTGCGCCGAGACGGGCGAGTTCGCGCAGCTTCATTTGGACCTTTTACAGGAGTGGGCGAAAAAACATGACGCGCATGTTTTCATTCGCTTGAATCCGGGTGACTTTCTGTATCGAGGCGAACCGCTGGCGGATATTTACCTGAATGACGGTTCGAACTCGTTGACGGAAGAAGATCTGTCGCTTTTACGCAGTTTCTTTATCGTTAAGCCGACGCGCAGTTATGAACAGGATCCTCGTTTCGGTTTTATCGTGTTAAAAGAAATCGCGCAACGCTCGATTTCCCCCTCGATGAACGATCCCGGTTCGGTGATAGCGGTGATGAATCTGATGGCGAAATTGTTGCTGGACGCTACCGCGCCGCGCGACAACATGACCGTCTACGATCGCGTCGGCATGCAACCTCTGCAGGAAACGGATTTCATCTATCGTTCCTTTGACGGCATCATTCGCGACAGCGACCAAAATGCAGGTATATCCATGCAGGCGTTGCACATTATGTATGCGGTTTCGCGCCATGCGCCCGAGGAAGCGATTCGCAAAGCGGCGCGTATTCAGGCGCGCTTGATTTTGGAACACGCACGCCGAACATTCAGCGCCCGCCAGGATTTGTTTAGAGTGGAAAGCGCCTATGTCCGATATTTTCCGGATGATACGCCGATCGAAGCCTCCGCGTATTTTCCCGATGACGAAGCGGCGGAACGTCAAAAAGCATTGGCGGATGCCGATCTGACGGCTCTTTTTGAAAAACTGCGTGACGAAAACGATCGACAGTAA